The region TGACCTGCAATCCCTGTTGGAGACCGGTGTCCCGGTGCGCTCCATACCGGGGCGAGGCGGCGGTTGGTCGATCGACCCGGAGATGACCCTGCCCCCGGTCCGCCTCACCGCCGACGAAGCCGCGGCACTGATTACTGCGCTCGCCGCGGTTGACGCCTCCACCCCCTACGTCGGTGCGGCCCGCACGGCGGCCCAGAAGATTGCGGCCTCGATGACCGGCCCCGCCTCGGCGGCGGCGCAGGAACTCGCCGCACGGATCGTTACCCTGCCGACGCGCAGCGACTGCGCGGTCCGTACCGCGGTGGAGCAGGCCCTCGCCAACAACCTGGTGTTGCGGCTGTCCTATACCGACGCGGCCGGACACGAAAGCGACCGCGTCGTGGAACCGGCCGGATTGCTCACCGCCGACGGCCGCTGGTACCTCATCGCCTGGTGCCGTACACGCCGGGCGGGCCGGGGTTTCCGGCTGGACCGGATCGCAGCAGCGGCTCCGACCAGTGAACAGGCACAGCCGCATAGCCTGACCGAGCTACTGCTCGGCTCGGCCGCCGTCGGCGCAGTACAACCCACTGCACTGACCTCATTCAGACCTCCGTCATGAGAATCGATCAGTGGATCGTGATGCTGGCGAATGCTTCTAGCAGGGCTATGTCGACGCCGTCGGCTTTGGTGCGGGCGAGCACGGTGTCGAACGCGGCGGGAGTGTTGTCGACTAGTTTGCGTTGCAGCAAAAGGCCCTCGTGAACCGGGCAGAAGAAGTCGTTCCAGTGGGTGGGGATGACCATGGCAGGCTGAACGGTGCCGATGGTCGCGTCGAGGAAGTTCTTGCTGAAACTTTGTTCGGCGCGTCCGAGACCGCCGATGCCGAGGAACAGGGCGTCAGCGTGAACTCCGGCGAGCGCGCCGGGGATCCAGTTGGCTGAACCTTTGAACAGCATGCTCGTCTCTGGTGCCGCCACGAGGAAGTCGTAGGTGCCGCCCTCCTTGTATGCGCTGATGGGCGCGGGCTGCAGGAGGGGCTTGTCAATGGTCGCGCCCTCACCGCCCATCGGGTTGGGGGAGTGTTTGGAGGCGATGGTGCGCACCGTGAAGCTGCCCACCGTGACGGATTTCTCCGGGTCCAGAAGTGCCAAGCGGTCCTCGGGGACGTTGCCGCCCCTGGCGATGTTCAACGTGGACGGTGAGCCGTAGACGGTGGCTTCTGTGCGGTTGGCGATGTAGGCGACGTCCAGCGCGTGGTCGTGGTGGGAGTGAGAGATGAAGATGGCGCGTACGCGGTCC is a window of Streptomyces sp. NBC_00271 DNA encoding:
- a CDS encoding helix-turn-helix transcriptional regulator, whose amino-acid sequence is MNRTARLYALVEDLRAVAPRPLTVAVLATRFEISTRTVQRDLQSLLETGVPVRSIPGRGGGWSIDPEMTLPPVRLTADEAAALITALAAVDASTPYVGAARTAAQKIAASMTGPASAAAQELAARIVTLPTRSDCAVRTAVEQALANNLVLRLSYTDAAGHESDRVVEPAGLLTADGRWYLIAWCRTRRAGRGFRLDRIAAAAPTSEQAQPHSLTELLLGSAAVGAVQPTALTSFRPPS
- a CDS encoding MBL fold metallo-hydrolase; translation: MPDTSRFAPGLRARLAGAVRQHPILSIALALKLTTAVALGAVWQTKIRHSGDLNDYRDLLVDDPGGPSGATVKVTSFGTTMMLVDDGTTQILIDAFITPAGLLDAALGRPVSTDPDAVDTALDKVGADRVRAIFISHSHHDHALDVAYIANRTEATVYGSPSTLNIARGGNVPEDRLALLDPEKSVTVGSFTVRTIASKHSPNPMGGEGATIDKPLLQPAPISAYKEGGTYDFLVAAPETSMLFKGSANWIPGALAGVHADALFLGIGGLGRAEQSFSKNFLDATIGTVQPAMVIPTHWNDFFCPVHEGLLLQRKLVDNTPAAFDTVLARTKADGVDIALLEAFASITIH